The uncultured Methanomethylovorans sp. genome contains a region encoding:
- the scpB gene encoding SMC-Scp complex subunit ScpB, which yields MNEKETIEAALFAAGGALDAQTLGKIIGKPANKTVATVETLMKEYSERESGIEIIDLGHRYVMQVKPMFTDLVRPVAPKELSAPMLRTLAMIAYHQPVVQSDLVDMRGNTVYDHIRELTDRGLIMSVPYGRTKKLQTTPLFADYFGLSSNEPEAIKQKIIELSRQQSGDKGLSKWLGCKVVAFTPMYQSLAILCGIEDYKVINAYDPTEEEIEELADVSKLVISKGYLEKVSRYYDGEIIEVGSTTFDDLVEAVKALENIGNSQKVELTLSNLRELKERYVSKALLIDRKVKPATDMVARIVNDLRLGVSAEGVVIAPDYGLSSSDVQVSEGADILVPTHKSVESDIIERVCRKYDAIIDGLKGQDIAEDKTPDANT from the coding sequence ATGAACGAGAAGGAAACTATTGAAGCGGCACTTTTTGCTGCCGGTGGGGCACTGGATGCCCAAACCCTGGGAAAGATCATAGGTAAACCTGCAAACAAAACTGTTGCTACAGTTGAAACTCTCATGAAAGAATACTCAGAGAGGGAATCTGGCATAGAGATAATAGATCTTGGACATCGCTATGTGATGCAGGTAAAACCAATGTTCACAGACCTTGTAAGGCCGGTTGCTCCTAAAGAACTGAGCGCACCTATGCTGCGCACCCTCGCGATGATAGCGTATCATCAGCCCGTAGTGCAATCCGATCTGGTGGATATGAGGGGCAACACTGTGTATGATCATATAAGAGAGCTTACAGATCGTGGCCTTATCATGTCCGTACCCTACGGCAGAACAAAAAAACTGCAGACAACTCCACTTTTCGCCGACTATTTTGGATTGAGTTCCAATGAGCCTGAAGCCATAAAGCAGAAAATAATTGAACTTTCCCGCCAGCAGAGTGGTGATAAAGGGCTCAGTAAGTGGCTAGGATGCAAGGTTGTAGCATTCACCCCTATGTACCAATCTCTGGCCATATTGTGTGGCATAGAGGATTATAAAGTAATCAATGCCTATGACCCTACAGAAGAAGAAATAGAAGAACTTGCAGATGTTTCCAAACTGGTAATATCCAAGGGGTATCTGGAAAAAGTCAGCAGGTACTATGATGGGGAGATAATCGAGGTTGGCTCCACTACTTTTGATGATCTTGTTGAAGCAGTGAAAGCACTGGAAAATATTGGGAATTCCCAGAAAGTAGAACTTACTTTGTCAAACCTGCGGGAACTTAAGGAAAGATATGTCTCAAAAGCTCTTCTGATAGATAGAAAAGTTAAACCAGCAACTGATATGGTAGCCAGGATCGTGAATGATCTAAGATTAGGAGTATCTGCAGAAGGCGTGGTGATTGCTCCTGATTATGGCCTGTCGAGTAGTGATGTGCAAGTGAGTGAGGGGGCAGATATACTTGTTCCAACTCACAAAAGTGTTGAATCTGACATCATAGAAAGAGTTTGCAGAAAATATGATGCTATAATAGATGGCTTAAAAGGACAGGATATTGCTGAAGATAAAACACCAGATGCTAATACATAA
- a CDS encoding AAA family ATPase, whose protein sequence is MLKRLKVENIRSYEDLDILFKNGVTVISGVNGSGKSSLLEACFTGLFGSKTLTKDFTIADIVRKGTTKASIVLEFEQKGNVYSMEQVFRNDPESGRASNTRSVLKFNGQIFTDQAKRTYDSILSLLRMDEEAFKNCVYIRQGEIDVLINAKPADRQKMIDDLLQIGKLEDYRERAGNARIGVGRHQRDTERRVKEVKNETVEIEDTDPIGNLNRLLTEASQIKEKHVSVIEIRDKTRSGIEEWRSKLGEYEQLSLQKKSIGTQILGFNSKKTEAFGIINTSTSSIQSLRSHINELKQSVSKIKEQMEWDGSDVGQMFVHAEEQEHVQRDKLNGARQKKALHIQEIENTEKTLQQFSSQINDIKLSIESNMKKKKDVAVQIENLKASLESTQTEKLSIAGEIESLGFTPKKLSGLEDIIELVQTQQKTLHGDKMKLSTRREEISKRIEKSKELVGQGKCPTCGQDLHGSAVHETIQSDKEQLMSLEKELAAISKKEEEFGLKTEQLKAVKAISRKIEDYDNRIKSFNEKIDLSQKMLDDHATRMDEDSKRLNEAVSRKQEMEATILQLKEQEQLLQETVSFADKKHAEILKKLDLAKKAQQNLIESEAKGKDIEKLEERIRSEQEKIGLLEQQIKDGKQRLSEIDEKMGGIDAESLKSHLQKYETALRNIEIDMRKLEEKKTELMKQIGMMEKEIERLSRLQQELRSLQHKSDFLGAVYKDAEELESMYMRIRAELRSRNVGTLDTLINEIFTFMYSNNAYSHVQLDSEYNLTVFGKDGTPLEPKLLSGGERAIFNLVLRCAIYRLLSMAMGGPANGSCLPPLIMDEPTVFLDRGHVQQLIKLIDLMRDFGVGQIIIVSHDEALIDSADHLFYVEKDPITNTSAITAR, encoded by the coding sequence ATGCTTAAACGCCTGAAAGTGGAAAACATCCGCAGTTACGAAGATCTTGACATCCTTTTTAAGAATGGCGTTACTGTTATTTCAGGGGTTAATGGCAGTGGTAAGTCCAGCCTTTTAGAAGCTTGCTTTACAGGCCTTTTTGGGAGCAAAACCCTTACAAAAGATTTCACTATAGCAGATATTGTGCGCAAAGGAACTACAAAAGCATCCATTGTATTGGAATTCGAACAGAAAGGTAATGTTTACTCTATGGAACAGGTATTCCGCAATGATCCTGAGTCTGGCAGAGCCTCCAACACTCGTTCAGTGCTCAAGTTCAATGGGCAGATCTTCACAGACCAGGCGAAGCGCACTTACGATAGCATTCTTTCTCTGTTGAGAATGGATGAAGAGGCTTTCAAAAACTGTGTATATATAAGGCAGGGTGAGATAGATGTGCTTATCAACGCAAAGCCTGCTGACAGGCAAAAGATGATAGATGACCTTCTGCAGATCGGAAAGCTTGAGGATTACAGAGAACGTGCAGGAAATGCCAGGATTGGTGTGGGAAGGCATCAGCGCGATACTGAAAGGCGCGTAAAAGAAGTGAAGAACGAAACAGTGGAGATCGAAGATACAGATCCTATTGGCAACTTGAACCGCTTGCTGACCGAGGCCTCACAAATTAAAGAGAAACATGTTTCTGTAATTGAAATAAGAGACAAGACAAGGTCGGGAATCGAAGAATGGCGTTCCAAGCTTGGAGAATATGAACAACTTTCACTCCAAAAAAAGTCTATTGGTACCCAGATATTGGGATTCAATAGCAAGAAAACAGAAGCATTTGGGATTATCAACACCAGCACTTCTTCTATCCAATCCCTACGCTCCCATATAAATGAACTCAAACAAAGTGTTTCCAAGATCAAGGAACAAATGGAATGGGATGGTTCAGATGTGGGACAAATGTTTGTACATGCTGAAGAGCAGGAGCATGTGCAAAGAGACAAACTGAATGGTGCCAGGCAAAAAAAAGCCTTGCACATACAGGAAATAGAAAACACAGAAAAAACCCTTCAGCAGTTTTCAAGCCAAATCAATGACATAAAGCTCTCTATTGAAAGCAACATGAAAAAGAAGAAAGATGTAGCTGTCCAAATTGAAAATCTAAAAGCTTCGCTTGAAAGTACACAAACAGAGAAATTATCCATAGCAGGAGAAATAGAATCTCTGGGTTTCACTCCTAAGAAGCTATCAGGACTTGAAGATATAATAGAGCTAGTACAAACGCAACAAAAGACTTTGCACGGGGACAAAATGAAATTGTCCACCCGAAGGGAAGAGATCAGCAAGCGCATAGAGAAAAGCAAAGAACTGGTGGGCCAAGGAAAGTGCCCAACCTGTGGTCAGGACCTGCATGGTTCTGCAGTGCATGAAACAATTCAGTCTGATAAGGAACAGCTGATGTCTTTGGAAAAAGAACTGGCTGCCATTAGCAAGAAAGAGGAAGAGTTTGGCTTAAAAACAGAACAGCTCAAGGCAGTAAAAGCAATTTCTAGGAAAATAGAAGATTATGATAATCGTATCAAGTCATTTAATGAGAAAATAGACTTGTCACAGAAGATGCTTGATGATCATGCTACCAGGATGGATGAAGATAGTAAGAGATTGAATGAGGCTGTTTCCCGCAAGCAAGAGATGGAAGCTACAATTCTACAACTGAAAGAGCAGGAACAATTACTGCAGGAGACTGTTTCTTTTGCAGATAAGAAGCATGCTGAAATCCTAAAAAAGCTCGATCTTGCAAAAAAGGCACAGCAAAACCTTATTGAGAGTGAAGCTAAAGGAAAGGATATAGAGAAGTTGGAAGAGCGGATACGCAGTGAGCAGGAAAAAATAGGACTGCTGGAACAGCAGATCAAGGATGGGAAGCAACGATTATCCGAGATAGATGAAAAGATGGGAGGCATAGATGCTGAATCCCTGAAATCCCATTTGCAGAAGTATGAGACAGCTCTCAGGAATATAGAAATTGATATGAGAAAACTGGAGGAGAAAAAAACTGAATTGATGAAGCAAATAGGAATGATGGAAAAAGAAATAGAAAGGCTTTCCCGTTTGCAACAGGAGTTGCGCTCTTTACAGCACAAATCAGATTTTCTTGGAGCAGTTTACAAGGATGCAGAGGAGCTGGAGAGCATGTATATGCGCATCAGGGCTGAGTTGAGATCCCGCAATGTAGGTACCCTTGACACTCTTATCAACGAAATCTTCACTTTTATGTATTCGAACAACGCATATTCCCATGTGCAGCTCGATTCTGAGTACAACCTGACGGTTTTCGGGAAGGATGGAACTCCACTGGAACCAAAGCTACTTAGCGGTGGAGAGAGGGCTATTTTCAATCTGGTATTGAGATGTGCCATCTACAGATTATTGTCCATGGCAATGGGTGGACCTGCAAATGGTTCATGTTTACCCCCTTTGATTATGGATGAGCCGACTGTATTCCTAGACAGAGGACATGTGCAGCAGCTCATAAAGCTCATAGACCTTATGAGAGATTTCGGTGTGGGTCAGATAATTATTGTTTCACATGATGAAGCGCTTATCGATTCTGCGGATCATTTGTTCTATGTGGAAAAAGACCCGATCACAAATACTTCCGCAATAACAGCGCGCTGA
- the smc gene encoding chromosome segregation protein SMC produces MYIKEIEFINFKSFGKKVKIPFYDDFTTISGPNGSGKSNIIDGILFVLGLSSSRTLRAEKLTDLIYNGDKAKKPDFAQVTIKFDNTDREMPVDTDEVAITRKIRETDSGYYSYFYFNGKAVSLADVHNYLAKARVTPEGYNVVMQGDVTRIITMTPVERRKIIDEIAGVAEFDSKKERALSELEIVRERVERVDIILEEVAAQLEKLKGERDQALKYQALKEEKVKFEGFMLLARLKDARKELVSIDTDMESRRSSIKELETTLEERRQRMEELEKSLEELTLHIQRMGEDEQIQIKKDIESTRGEISRCKDSIELADRELEDVDSRRRKAFVEIDEVKGKVADLDAKISEEKVRLEGIKAEHSEKRTQRMILQSRIADVDTKFAKTRDELTQLKNNLEDTRNEKNELMRQEDRLLDALRRKSAEVRDIESEMEDARSKAASSDSDISSVKYDIEKLNEKINTLTKDIDDLERNRSQLKGVVKDIEEALRKYQDDYARIEARVRAAEDHSKYSRAVDMIINEKKHHGLPGIYGTIAELGSVDQKYATALGIAAGGKMQAVVVDTDEDAARAIDFLKRRQAGRATFLPLNKMEERRPYKDLSDRNGVISYAIDLVDFETRFESAFWYVFRDTLVVDTLQNARRLMGGLRMVTLEGELIEKSGAMVGGSAQSSGLSFAASEKDKLIKVAEKITEFDSRRSAAIKKLDTVEGHIADVNREINEQDKEISRKEMQLEEIASRGERLAQVLAAKNAELAQIEESRKQLRTEMESVTSQKTEKDEQASSLEEKIAELEGELAGSEVPELNRQAESIDEEMRRLDGRIRDTEAQINALNLDKEYATGRIEENRELIKSLDSKKASHRQRVDELTAKIKELEILLTQKQARESELVNELKDMQQQRLGMQNEYGLSRKQFESARTRFEDGNRQLMAMEATQAALVEQIAELTAELTQRGIEETDDVPGSEAVRTRIASIEKAMERLEPVNMRAIDEFNEVEARLEDLRSRRDTLFNEREQILERIKQYEVLKKGAFMEAYNGINTAFQEIFNELSDGSGDLVLDDPEEPFNGGLTLRAQPKEKTLQRLEAMSGGEKSLTALSFVFAIQKYRPAPFYAFDEIDMFLDGANAARVAERVKKSVGNAQFIVVSLRKPMIEAASRTIGVAMQENNITSITGVKFR; encoded by the coding sequence GTGTACATAAAGGAAATTGAGTTCATTAACTTCAAGTCCTTCGGGAAAAAGGTAAAGATACCTTTCTATGATGATTTCACCACCATTTCAGGCCCTAATGGCAGTGGTAAATCTAACATAATTGACGGTATACTTTTTGTGCTGGGTCTTTCTAGTTCACGGACCCTGAGGGCAGAGAAACTTACGGACCTTATTTACAATGGTGATAAGGCTAAAAAGCCTGATTTTGCACAGGTGACCATCAAGTTCGACAATACTGACAGAGAGATGCCTGTAGATACTGATGAGGTTGCCATCACCAGAAAAATAAGGGAAACTGATAGTGGCTATTACAGTTATTTCTATTTCAATGGCAAAGCTGTGAGCCTTGCAGATGTGCATAATTACCTGGCAAAGGCCAGGGTGACACCTGAAGGATATAATGTGGTGATGCAGGGTGATGTAACCCGTATAATCACCATGACTCCTGTTGAAAGACGCAAGATCATCGATGAGATAGCAGGAGTTGCTGAATTCGATAGTAAAAAAGAAAGGGCTCTCAGCGAGCTTGAGATTGTGAGAGAAAGAGTTGAAAGAGTAGACATAATTCTTGAAGAAGTTGCTGCTCAACTTGAAAAACTTAAGGGTGAAAGAGACCAGGCACTCAAATATCAGGCATTGAAAGAGGAAAAGGTAAAATTTGAGGGCTTTATGCTCCTTGCAAGGCTTAAGGATGCAAGAAAGGAGCTTGTATCAATTGATACTGATATGGAATCGCGCAGATCTTCAATTAAAGAGCTGGAAACAACCCTTGAAGAAAGACGTCAGCGTATGGAAGAGCTGGAAAAGTCACTGGAAGAACTCACTCTCCACATACAGCGCATGGGAGAGGATGAGCAGATCCAGATAAAGAAAGATATCGAATCTACCAGGGGCGAGATTTCACGATGCAAGGACAGTATAGAACTTGCTGACAGAGAATTGGAAGATGTGGATTCCAGAAGAAGGAAGGCCTTTGTGGAGATCGATGAGGTCAAAGGCAAGGTAGCAGACCTGGATGCTAAGATATCTGAAGAAAAAGTGCGTCTTGAAGGTATCAAGGCAGAGCATTCTGAAAAGCGAACTCAGAGAATGATCCTGCAGAGCCGAATAGCCGATGTGGACACGAAGTTTGCCAAGACCCGGGATGAACTTACCCAGCTTAAGAACAATCTTGAGGACACAAGGAACGAAAAGAACGAACTCATGCGCCAGGAAGACAGGCTATTGGATGCCCTGAGGCGTAAATCAGCTGAAGTGCGGGACATTGAGAGCGAAATGGAGGATGCCCGTTCCAAAGCCGCTTCTTCAGACAGTGATATCAGTTCTGTTAAATATGACATTGAGAAGCTCAATGAAAAAATAAATACACTCACAAAGGATATAGACGACTTGGAAAGAAACCGCTCCCAGCTTAAAGGTGTGGTAAAGGATATCGAAGAAGCACTGCGTAAATATCAGGATGATTATGCCCGCATAGAAGCCAGAGTGAGGGCTGCAGAAGACCACAGCAAGTATTCCAGAGCTGTGGACATGATAATCAATGAAAAGAAACATCATGGGCTTCCTGGAATATATGGGACTATCGCCGAGCTTGGAAGTGTGGACCAGAAGTATGCCACTGCTCTTGGCATAGCTGCCGGTGGAAAGATGCAGGCAGTAGTGGTGGACACTGATGAAGATGCTGCCAGAGCCATCGATTTTCTCAAACGCAGACAGGCTGGTAGGGCTACATTCCTTCCTCTTAACAAAATGGAAGAACGTAGACCTTACAAAGACCTCAGTGACAGAAATGGTGTTATCAGCTATGCAATAGACCTTGTGGATTTCGAAACGAGGTTCGAGTCTGCTTTTTGGTATGTATTTAGAGATACACTTGTAGTCGACACGTTACAGAACGCCCGCAGGCTCATGGGTGGCTTGAGAATGGTGACGTTGGAAGGTGAACTTATCGAAAAGAGTGGTGCTATGGTGGGAGGTTCAGCGCAGAGTTCTGGTCTGTCCTTCGCCGCCTCAGAGAAAGATAAGCTTATCAAGGTCGCAGAGAAGATCACCGAATTTGATTCAAGACGCAGTGCAGCTATCAAGAAACTGGATACAGTGGAAGGGCATATTGCTGACGTTAATCGGGAGATTAATGAGCAAGATAAAGAGATATCCCGCAAAGAAATGCAGCTTGAGGAGATTGCAAGTAGGGGTGAGCGTCTGGCACAGGTGCTGGCAGCAAAGAATGCTGAACTTGCCCAGATAGAAGAGTCCCGCAAGCAACTGAGAACGGAGATGGAATCTGTAACTTCTCAGAAGACAGAAAAGGATGAACAAGCGAGCTCACTTGAAGAGAAGATTGCTGAACTGGAAGGCGAGCTTGCTGGATCTGAGGTTCCTGAACTGAACAGGCAGGCTGAGAGCATTGATGAAGAAATGAGACGCTTAGATGGACGTATCCGCGATACAGAAGCACAGATCAATGCCCTTAATCTTGACAAGGAATATGCTACTGGCAGGATAGAAGAAAATAGAGAGCTCATAAAGTCCTTGGATTCAAAGAAAGCCAGTCACAGGCAGCGGGTGGATGAACTCACAGCTAAGATAAAGGAACTTGAGATCCTGCTTACCCAGAAGCAAGCTCGTGAATCAGAGCTTGTTAACGAGTTAAAAGACATGCAACAGCAGCGTCTTGGTATGCAGAATGAGTATGGTCTTTCCAGAAAGCAGTTTGAGTCTGCGAGAACAAGGTTTGAGGATGGAAATAGACAACTTATGGCTATGGAAGCCACTCAAGCAGCTCTTGTGGAGCAGATAGCCGAACTGACTGCAGAACTTACACAAAGAGGCATTGAAGAAACGGATGATGTTCCTGGTTCTGAAGCCGTACGTACCAGAATAGCTTCCATTGAGAAGGCAATGGAACGTCTGGAGCCTGTCAACATGAGGGCTATAGACGAATTCAATGAAGTAGAGGCAAGATTAGAGGACCTAAGATCAAGAAGGGATACTTTATTCAATGAAAGGGAACAGATTCTGGAGAGGATCAAGCAGTACGAAGTACTCAAAAAGGGCGCTTTTATGGAAGCATATAATGGGATAAATACAGCTTTCCAAGAGATATTCAATGAGCTTTCGGATGGCAGCGGGGACCTTGTGCTTGACGATCCTGAGGAACCGTTCAATGGTGGACTTACTCTGAGGGCTCAACCCAAAGAAAAAACTTTACAACGCCTCGAAGCTATGTCAGGCGGAGAAAAAAGTCTTACTGCATTGTCATTTGTTTTTGCTATTCAGAAATATAGACCGGCACCATTCTATGCTTTTGATGAAATAGACATGTTCCTGGACGGAGCTAATGCTGCAAGGGTGGCCGAGAGGGTAAAGAAGTCTGTGGGAAATGCACAGTTTATAGTTGTGTCCTTGAGAAAACCAATGATAGAAGCAGCTTCAAGGACTATAGGTGTAGCGATGCAGGAAAACAACATTACAAGCATAACAGGTGTGAAGTTCAGATGA
- a CDS encoding TATA-box-binding protein, with the protein MTEYNIKIENVVASTKLADEFDLTKIEAEFEGAEYNKQKFPGLVYRVSEPKAAFLVFTSGKVVCTGAKNVADVHTVISNMAKKLNEIGIKTIKEPEITVQNIVASADLHAVLNLNAIAIGLGLENIEYEPEQFPGLVYRIYEPKVVVLIFSSGKLVVTGGKTPQNCAEGVEVVKQQLDSMGLL; encoded by the coding sequence ATGACCGAATACAATATTAAGATCGAGAATGTGGTTGCCTCTACAAAACTTGCTGACGAATTTGATTTAACAAAGATCGAGGCGGAATTCGAAGGTGCTGAATATAACAAACAGAAATTCCCTGGTCTGGTATACCGGGTCTCTGAACCCAAGGCTGCATTCCTGGTCTTCACTTCCGGAAAGGTTGTGTGTACCGGAGCAAAGAATGTGGCTGATGTCCATACAGTAATAAGCAACATGGCCAAGAAGCTCAATGAAATTGGTATAAAGACCATAAAAGAACCCGAAATTACCGTACAGAACATTGTAGCATCTGCAGATCTTCACGCTGTTCTCAACCTTAATGCGATCGCTATAGGTCTTGGTCTTGAGAATATAGAATACGAACCTGAGCAGTTCCCTGGACTTGTATATCGTATCTATGAACCAAAAGTAGTTGTTCTTATTTTCAGCTCTGGAAAACTTGTGGTAACTGGCGGAAAAACACCTCAGAACTGTGCGGAAGGCGTTGAAGTAGTAAAACAGCAGCTTGACAGTATGGGACTTCTCTAA
- a CDS encoding ScpA family protein → MTGIIEELETLPVVEPVSESCTLLPGAIDPEFLETLRALGVDENLLEFSDDVMNEPVEILVNLAKNGEIDPWDIDIVSVTDKFLARIEDIEMMDLRISGRTLLYASILLRMKSNWVDMDKPEEDEIFDDGMDFFEVDDYPVPKLPVRRIATRPVTLQELIAELKKAERVEHRKKEKKLLRKLEERVAVTTDEVLGIAHEEDILGRVSRLNHVLNSIFEEHESVVFSELIGEERSENIMTYVSLLFLATEKKIWLQQDELFGELFIHPSNISYDDPSEVMTGNEREGNY, encoded by the coding sequence ATGACTGGTATTATAGAGGAATTGGAGACATTACCTGTAGTTGAACCTGTTTCTGAGAGCTGTACTTTGTTGCCTGGGGCTATCGACCCTGAATTCCTGGAAACACTGCGTGCTCTTGGAGTAGATGAGAACCTGCTTGAGTTTTCTGATGATGTGATGAATGAACCTGTGGAGATATTAGTAAACCTTGCCAAAAATGGGGAAATAGACCCGTGGGATATTGATATTGTCAGTGTCACAGACAAGTTCCTTGCACGGATAGAAGATATTGAGATGATGGACCTGCGCATTTCAGGCAGAACACTGCTTTATGCTTCCATACTCTTGCGTATGAAGTCGAACTGGGTTGATATGGATAAGCCGGAAGAAGATGAAATATTCGACGACGGTATGGACTTCTTTGAAGTTGATGATTATCCGGTACCTAAGCTGCCTGTAAGAAGGATCGCCACAAGACCTGTGACTCTCCAGGAACTTATAGCTGAACTGAAAAAAGCTGAAAGAGTAGAGCATAGGAAAAAGGAAAAGAAGTTGCTCCGCAAACTGGAAGAAAGAGTTGCTGTTACCACTGATGAGGTTCTGGGCATAGCCCATGAAGAAGATATTCTGGGACGTGTTTCAAGACTTAACCACGTGCTCAATTCCATTTTTGAAGAGCATGAGTCTGTTGTGTTCTCAGAATTGATTGGTGAAGAAAGGTCAGAAAATATCATGACCTATGTTTCCCTGCTTTTCCTTGCTACTGAGAAGAAAATATGGCTTCAGCAGGATGAGTTGTTCGGGGAGCTATTTATACATCCCTCAAATATTTCTTATGATGATCCCAGTGAGGTTATGACAGGGAATGAACGAGAAGGAAACTATTGA
- a CDS encoding exonuclease SbcCD subunit D — protein sequence MDREIKIIHTGDTHIGYRQYHSDVRRQDFLQAFSTVIDDAIKMKVDAVVHAGDLFDSRTPSLEDILDTMKLFSRLKEADIPLLAIVGNHESKQSTQWLDLFESMELAIRLGTVPYMLEDVAFYGIDSVPRSKIPLFDFSTFKEPLDSSYNVLVMHQLMSPITVGEWDCASVIGSIPFHVDVMLLGDYHKCEKITVGDTWVTYCGSTERNSLAEEEKRSYNIVTISEKGIDISRKMILTREFLRIPVTIKDPAKIYEDILSAVKEQDVKGKVVFVEISGDDDSVSISYAEIEEMLLSRNVLVPGVRDLRKVTEDLLGQSVSISFYDPDEAIKNEIKNMHLSEGGLLMDEIVRDLSLPKTKVSDEAENRLGNLLDKMDFSKPIPFEPVNEKISLPSSETENEPTLSSSSEANVINEIEKSVIDVPETKVHEPEKEQDTVGAETQNEKHAEKKQKAPTHAKPKQYNLGDYF from the coding sequence ATGGACCGAGAGATAAAGATAATTCACACTGGAGATACTCATATAGGATATCGGCAATACCACAGTGATGTACGCAGGCAGGATTTCCTGCAAGCGTTTTCAACGGTCATCGATGATGCCATTAAAATGAAAGTAGATGCTGTGGTACATGCGGGTGACCTTTTCGATTCAAGGACTCCTTCGCTGGAAGATATCCTAGATACCATGAAACTTTTTTCCCGGCTCAAAGAAGCAGATATTCCGCTTCTGGCAATCGTCGGCAACCATGAAAGCAAACAGAGTACCCAGTGGCTTGACCTTTTTGAAAGCATGGAGCTTGCAATAAGGCTTGGAACTGTTCCTTACATGCTTGAAGATGTAGCCTTCTATGGCATTGACAGTGTTCCAAGATCAAAGATACCTCTTTTCGATTTTTCTACCTTTAAAGAACCTCTGGATTCATCATACAATGTACTTGTGATGCATCAGCTCATGAGCCCTATAACTGTAGGCGAATGGGACTGTGCTTCTGTGATAGGATCTATACCCTTCCATGTCGATGTGATGCTTCTGGGAGATTACCACAAGTGTGAGAAGATAACTGTAGGCGATACATGGGTAACATATTGTGGCAGCACTGAGCGTAACAGTCTTGCGGAAGAAGAGAAGCGTTCTTACAACATCGTTACCATCTCAGAAAAAGGTATTGACATCAGTAGAAAGATGATTCTCACCCGGGAATTTCTCAGGATACCAGTTACCATCAAAGATCCTGCAAAAATATATGAGGATATATTATCTGCTGTGAAGGAACAAGACGTGAAAGGTAAAGTGGTGTTCGTAGAGATCAGCGGTGATGATGATAGTGTATCAATATCATATGCTGAGATAGAAGAGATGCTACTTTCGCGTAATGTACTCGTTCCAGGTGTGAGGGACTTAAGGAAAGTTACTGAAGATCTTCTTGGACAGTCTGTTTCCATATCCTTCTATGATCCAGACGAGGCAATAAAAAACGAGATCAAGAACATGCATCTTTCAGAGGGTGGCCTGCTGATGGACGAGATCGTCAGAGACCTTTCCCTTCCTAAGACAAAGGTTAGTGATGAGGCAGAAAATCGTCTTGGTAACCTCCTAGATAAGATGGACTTTTCAAAACCGATACCTTTTGAGCCTGTGAATGAAAAGATTTCCCTGCCCTCGTCTGAAACAGAGAATGAGCCCACTCTGTCTTCATCTTCTGAAGCAAATGTAATAAACGAAATTGAAAAATCTGTTATCGACGTTCCCGAGACCAAGGTCCATGAACCTGAAAAAGAGCAAGATACAGTTGGAGCGGAAACACAAAATGAAAAGCATGCTGAAAAGAAGCAAAAGGCGCCTACTCATGCAAAGCCAAAACAGTACAATCTGGGTGATTACTTTTGA